Proteins encoded within one genomic window of Episyrphus balteatus chromosome 1, idEpiBalt1.1, whole genome shotgun sequence:
- the LOC129906148 gene encoding 39S ribosomal protein L28, mitochondrial, with protein MAHATSQGPKLLHGFKRPTRFEKGLGAELPEAYKKFWREWKLTKPAAVHYIPKEGEWERDDITGEIKPIQDQALPLIDVPEANEGIWGGEAIVKGFQKRNPHKRRVPHFWVPVLKRSVVHSQVLDQYISTVVTERTLNLIHECQGFDHYLLKNPACDLRSTLAFKLKRKILVALLNGCPDLSGNPAEQKRILNEYKKYLEAYTPEEIDWYGLTYQEALRKLQAQIRAENPIVPHKVEFRLKLIEQLKNAGIKEAGGVEEGKGDETEALQLDSPSTNWLSKINPFGKKQET; from the exons ATGGCACATGCCACATCTCAG gGACCGAAGCTCCTTCATGGCTTCAAGCGACCAACACGTTTCGAGAAAGGTCTTGGCGCTGAACTTCCCGAAGCCTATAAGAAGTTCTGGCGCGAATGGAAATTAACAAAACCCGCCGCCGTTCATTATATCCCCAAAGAAGGCGAATGGGAGCGTGACGATATAACTGGTGAAATCAAACCTATCCAAGATCAAGCACTGCCATTGATTGATGTACCCGAGGCCAATGAGGGTATTTGGGGTGGAGAGGCTATTGTCAAAGGCTTCCAAAAACGCAATCCACACAAGAGGAGGGTTCCACATTTCTGGGTGCCGGTTCTCAAAAGGTCTGTTGTGCACTCTCAGGTATTGGACCAGTATATATCGACTGTGGTGACTGAAAGGACATTGAATTTAATCCATGAATGTCAAGGATTCGATCATTATCTGTTGAAG aaTCCTGCTTGTGATTTGCGATCCACTCTGGCTTTcaagttgaaaagaaaaattctggTAGCCCTTCTAAATGGTTGTCCAGACTTAAGTGGAAATCCAGCTGAACAAAAGAGAATTctgaatgaatacaaaaaatatctagAAGCG tacaCTCCTGAAGAAATTGACTGGTATGGTTTGACTTACCAAGAAGCTCTTAGAAAACTACAGGCTCAAATTCGAGCTGAGAATCCAATTGTACCACATAAAGTCGAGTTTCGTCTTAAATTAATTGAACAACTTAAGAATGCTGGAATTAAGGAAGCTGGTGGCGTTGAAGAGGGCAAAGGAGATGAGACAGAAGCATTGCAATT AGACTCACCATCTACAAATTGGCTATCGAAAATTAATCCTTTTGGAAAGAAACAAGAAACTTAG
- the LOC129907716 gene encoding vascular endothelial growth factor receptor 1 has protein sequence MGLQGQSHRLLLSCGTVLWIITYLISSCSALPKPQSSIEDDDYFANFAATRGAPLITPVSPEITLEVKSNYSLRCEANEPITWRASTPVALELENSSYNTLNVDTPYGNMLYLRNVAAEYVGYYYCIKESELVEDGDYDMLVENFKAAKIYVFINDKDVLLVPMIVPVISASQYDDVVIPCKPTMPDTVVELITNDQQVHSSEQTGRYDPKRGFVVQIQQITEAGLYSCKPQQPSPLNEEEEVNFLILYSGNENNDLFASEIPLNKLNNNNYILSSLSPVNNTHFFSQSNNTNNNKNNNYNDVVDEPVVVVVSRKSRSLSSSPSSLTSMTTTTTTTTTAKPTTMRQFKRLNVGGASSSMVKKSDGGHNNNNIGDGEADVNDDEDEPNNNNDGGGDNDNDNRENVKNSDITTTAKNIGVGITSASSLPNIEFRVTTESGYGVTKGKRQTTSSSSYRDRSYKSYSGSTPKPRRFKTTHVAKPQIHSDNHGHAVEGETFNLTCSVEISHDVRFLMRWETPLDKDSEDRLSYTNATIDANEKMRHIGKSFLTVTNAQKSDGGNYKCIVQDHSGNSAHSTYLMTVLKTGESYINISEPNKYYTITTNTSKNIMMNVNYRGFPTPSLHWYAPGPKLIQPSKKYEINRTNTSISLQINFAELFDTGVYVLKANNGVEEKDLEFNLFVKAKPQVSVENVYVQAGEQARLLCKTHAYPMAKIIWTYYPCNIKPTWPSCETEAITFNSTRNSSESSTIERTNELIFKPDRPGKMRCSAGNDLGISSNEGYVIIGDITDNMTVYGVDENLLIARGDEVILTCAALAYYYSGDMDWFKNGQMIVNGSGIEVKSTNSDYSYRKIIKFKNIEDVHAGSYECRARIVENEEDYESKFLTIDVHEPAAPVMVQTNMGDQHKRALSESLELFCKSEGIPKASITWYKDDEKLNAGKNTLILEDNTILKIPYIRPDDEGLYKCVASNRLGVTEASSQVKITNMPGLKLGWIIAIVVFIAILIIFIIYLGIRILKEREVLRQMKLAGLANFEEGALEQINPAMSLDEQADLLPYDRRFEFPRDKLKLGKKLGAGAFGVVLKAHAEGIIPEEKETVVAVKMVKRTADNEVIKALVSELKIMVHLGQHLNVVNLLGAVTKNIAKREVMVIVEYCRYGNVQNFLLRNRKRFINQINPITDKIDPTIVEQRFSAGDFELNRNSENDPRSGTRAGRPNSSNYLRQSDLYEGHVDSCATEQTVMTTIPEGEDQIMSNNSVQPAWRSNYKPDSTEAMTINTSDLVSWAFQVARGMDYLSSRKVLHGDLAARNILLCEDNVVKICDFGLARSMYKNDNYKKQGEAPLPIKWLALESLSDQVFSTYTDVWSFGIVLWEFFSLAKVPYPGMDANQTLYLKLKDGYRMEKPPYANEELYDIMLECWSANPESRPLFHELEKKFARLLGDEVTNHYVDLNEPYLKINTEHMQQSDTDYLALMGSPDEMAPPPPRYVNGMILPEIRIDPSDDYLQMNSKTGSAIFSPRPHDDYVKADNFTFSEQHSPTISNNLDSPVTKNRKKVGVPPEEIPMLQKSSNGINRGGGSQSDSETESPGPQSVGKTFAQISRRPAEIETSLTDNTNGGGGDGNYVNVKPTDLSKKFMNSNGTKDAFSNPSYLMLKTVNEGRK, from the exons TACCAAAACCTCAATCAAGTATTGAAGATGACGATTACTTTGCTAATTTTGCTGCAACTAGAGGTGCTCCCCTTATAACACCCGTCTCGCCCGAAATAACACttgaagttaaatcaaattactCATTACGATGTGAAGCTAATGAACCGATAACATGGCGGGCATCAACACCGGTTGCATTGGAATTAGAAAATTCATCATACAATACTCTCAATGTAGATACACCGTATGGAAATATGTTGTATTTACGTAATGTGGCAGCTGAATATGTTGGATATTACTATTGTATAAAAGAGAGTGAATTAGTTGAAGATGGTGATTATGATATGCTGGTGGAGAACTTTAAAGCTgccaaaatttatgtttttatcaATG ATAAGGATGTACTTTTGGTACCGATGATAGTCCCTGTTATAAGCGCTAGTCAATATGATGATGTCGTGATTCCATGTAAACCAACAATGCCCGATACTGTGGTTGAATTAATCACGAATGACCAACAG GTACATTCCAGTGAGCAAACCGGCCGATACGACCCGAAGCGGGGTTTTGTTGTACAAATCCAACAAATAACCGAAGCGGGCTTATACTCATGTAAACCTCAACAACCATCACCGTtaaatgaagaagaagaggtCAACTTTTTGATCCTTTATAGTGGTAACGAAAATAATGATC TATTTGCCAGCGAGATACCgctaaacaaattaaataacaacAACTACATTCTATCTAGTCTAAGTCCAGTGAATAACACACATTTCTTTTCCCAATctaacaacaccaacaacaacaaaaacaacaactacaacGATGTGGTTGATGAACCGGTAGTGGTGGTGGTATCGCGGAAGTCACGTTCACTCTCCTCATCGCCATCATCTTTGACATCaatgacaacaacaacaacaacaacaacaactgcaaaaccaacaacaatGAGACAATTTAAACGTCTTAATGTTGGTGGCGCTAGTAGTAGTATggtgaaaaaaagtgatggcGGACATAACAATAACAACATTGGTGATGGTGAGGCTGATGttaatgatgatgaagatgaaccgaataataataatgatggtggtggtgataatgataatgataatcgcgaaaatgtcaaaaattctgACATTACTACAACTGCTAAAAATATTGGTGTGGGAATAACATCTGCATCGTCATTGCCTAATATTGAATTTAGAGTTACAACTGAATCGGGTTATGGTGTTACAAAGGGCAAACGGCAAACGACTAGCTCTAGCTCTTATCGAGATAGATCGTATAAGAGCTATAGTGGGAGTACACCAAAACCAAGACGGT ttaaaaCAACACATGTGGCAAAACCTCAAATTCATTCAGATAATCATGGACATGCTGTTGAAGgtgaaacatttaatttgacATGCTCTGTGGAGATATCACATGATGTGAGATTTTTAATGAGATGGGAAACACCATTGGACAAAGATTCG gAGGATCGATTGAGTTACACAAATGCCACCATCGATGCTAATGAAAAAATGCGTCATATTGGAAAAAGTTTCCTTACCGTAACGAATGCCCAAAAAAGTGACGGTGGAAATTACAAATGCATTGTTCAAGATCATTCAGGAAATTCAGCTCATAGTACATATTTAATGACAGTTCTAA aaactggTGAAAGTTATATTAATATAAGTGAACCCAACAAATACTACACCATCACAACAAATACCTCGAAAAATATTATGATGAATGTCAACTATCGTGGTTTTCCAACGCCAAGCTTACACTGGTACGCTCCAGGACCAAAACTGATACAACCAAGCAAAAAATACGAAATCAACAGAACAAATACATCAATTAGTTTGCAAATTAACTTTGCGGAACTTTTCGATACTGGCGTTTATGTTTTGAAGGCAAATAATGGTGTCGAAGAAAAGGACTTAGAGTTTAATCTTTTTGTCAaag ctAAACCACAAGTAAGTGTTGAAAACGTTTACGTTCAAGCTGGTGAACAAGCTAGACTTTTATGTAAGACTCATGCCTATCCAATGGCTAAAATAATTTGGACCTATTATCCTTGTAATATAAAACCAACATGGCCGTCATGCGAAACTGAAGCAATTACATTCaat tCAACTCGAAACTCATCTGAATCTTCCACGATCGAAAGAACTAACgaacttatcttcaaaccagatCGTCCTGGAAAAATGCGATGTTCAGCTGGCAATGACCTAGGCATCAGCTCGAATGAAGGTTATGTTATAATTGGTGATATAACAGACAATATGACTGTTTATGGAGTAGATGAGAATCTACTAATTGCTAGGGGTGATGAAGTCATTTTGACTTGTGCAGCTTTGGCTTATTATTACTCGGGTGATATGGATTGGTTTAAAAATGGTCAAATGATTGTTAATGGTAGTGGAATTGAAGTTAAATCAACAAACTCCGATTATTCATACAGAAAAATCATAaagttcaaaaatattgaagatGTTCATGCTGGAAGCTATGAATGTCGAGCTAGAATTGTTGAAAATGAAGAGGATTATGAAAGCAAATTTTTGACTATCGATGTTCATGAACCTGCTGCTCCGGTTATGGTGCAAACTAATATGGGCGATCAACATAAGCGAGCTCTGAGTGAGTCTTTAGAGCTTTTCTGTAAATCTGAAGGTATTCCAAAGGCAAGTATTACTTGGTACAAGGACGATGAAAAATTGAACGCTGGGAAAAATACTCTGATTTTGGAAGATAACACGATTTTGAAAATACCTTATATAAGGCCTGACGATGAAGGATTATACAAATGTGTAGCATCAAATAGGCTAGGAGTTACCGAAGCGAGTTCGCAGGTCAAAATAACAA ACATGCCTGGTTTGAAACTTGGATGGATTATTGCAATCGTCGTCTTTATAGCCATACtcataattttcataatttactTGGGTATTCGAATTTTGAAAGAAAGAGAGGTTCTACGTCAGATGAAACTAGCTGGTTTAGCTAACTTTGAAGAAGGTGCTCTTGAACAAATTAATCCAGCTATGTCATTGGATGAACAAGCTGATTTGTTGCCTTATGATCGGAGGTTTGAGTTCCCTAGAGATAAGTTGAAATTAG GTAAAAAACTTGGTGCTGGTGCATTTGGAGTAGTTCTCAAAGCTCATGCTGAAGGAATTATACCTGAAGAAAAAGAAACTGTTGTAGCTGTTAAAATGGTTAAACGTACAGCTGACAATGAAGTCATAAAAGCTTTGGTGTCTGAATTGAAGATCATGGTGCATTTGGGACAACATTTAAATGTTGTTAATTTACTTGGAGCTGTTACGAAAAATATTGCTAAAC gtGAAGTAATGGTTATTGTTGAATATTGTCGATATGGTAAtgttcaaaactttttattgcGAAATCGTAAAAGATTTataaatcaaattaatccaATTACGGACAAAATTGATCCAACTATTGTCGAACAGAGATTTTCAGCAGGAGATTTTGAATTAAATCG AAATTCTGAAAACGATCCACGATCTGGTACCCGAGCTGGACGCCCAAATTCCAGTAATTACTTGAGACAGTCCGATTTGTATGAAGGTCATGTTGATAGTTGTGCAACCGAACAAACTGTAATGACAACAATTCCTGAAG GTGAAGATCAAATTATGTCAAATAACTCAGTTCAACCAGCATGGCGATCCAATTACAAACCCGATTCAACTGAAGCAATGACAATTAATACCTCTGATCTTGTAAGTTGGGCATTCCAAGTGGCAAGAGGAATGGATTACTTGTCCTCGAGAAAAGTCCTTCATGGAGATTTGGCTGCAAGAAATATTCTCCTGTGTGAAGATAATGTAGTGAAGATTTGTGATTTTGGTCTTGCAAGATCAATGTACAAAAATGATAATTACAAGAAACAAGGTGAAGCACCATTGCCAATTAAATGGTTAGCTTTGGAGTCACTAAGTGATCAAGTCTTTAGCACTTATACTGATGTTTGGTCATTCGGTATTGTGCTGTGGGAGTTCTTTTCGCTGGCAAAGGTGCCTTATCCGGGAATGGATGCAAATCAAACATTGTATTTGAAACTTAAAGATGGCTACCGGATGGAGAAGCCACCTTATGCTAATGAAGAATT ATATGATATTATGTTGGAATGCTGGAGTGCTAATCCAGAAAGTCGACCTCTTTTCCATGAATTGGAAAAGAAATTCGCTAGATTGTTGGGAGATGAAGTTacaaat CATTATGTTGATTTAAATGAGCCTTACTTAAAAATTAACACCGAACATATGCAACAATCTGATACAGATTATTTGGCACTGATGGGATCACCAGACGAAATGGCACCACCACCGCCAAGATATGTTAACGGAATGATACTACCAGAAATTc gAATTGATCCATCGGACGACTATCTTCAGATGAATTCTAAAACAGGTAGTGCTATATTTTCACCTCGTCCCCATGACGACTATGTTAAAGCTGACAATTTTACGTTCTCAGAACAACATTCACCGACAATCTCAAATAATCTTGACAGTCCGGTGACGAAGAATCGCAAAAAGGTTGGAGTCCCACCCGAAGAAATTCCCATGCTACAGAAGTCGTCCAATGGCATCAATCGCGGTGGAGGATCACAATCTGATTCGGAAACCGAGAGTCCTGGTCCACAATCGGTGGGGAAAACTTTTGCCCAAATAAGTCGAAGACCTGCTGAAATAGAGACCTCCCTAACAGACAACACCAATGGCGGCGGTGGTGATGGAAATTATGTAAATGTCAAACCGACAGATTTAAGTAAGAAGTTCATGAATAGTAATGGCACGAAAGATGCTTTCTCTAATCCCAGTTATTTGATGTTGAAGACTGTCAATGAAGGCCGAAAGTAG